From Oncorhynchus mykiss isolate Arlee chromosome 6, USDA_OmykA_1.1, whole genome shotgun sequence, the proteins below share one genomic window:
- the LOC118964904 gene encoding uncharacterized protein LOC118964904 — MVSQVMYSVDSDAESRGSSPTESLQTSETTISDVGNLLSGKSSPRLSPSGSIMATSETSNAAQILKANIDGEEVDTTSHSGVAQNIVRDDMSTSPDMVKDVTLPTPSSDNLGSDDDVTGLISMLVMRILTEIQTPAEDYPVDVTRKSQDLIPKVMEVFCAWSGCSETQAYPENLRIHKVYRVVYKNLLEEFGSEKILQQAVSTQDSSFDRILVKSLSEALLHRCKEALRAASRTSVKTTGPKALPLAEDVRASSGKLSFLQRLVRLTSNLKLFKKGNKKDSHRSESEQVQTTAEDGMLPSIVPHAAMSALPNDLPVSSQQETPHKRPLLVRMFSAISKGLFKPFKQSLKTK; from the exons ATGGTAAGCCAGGTCATGTACTCTGTGGATTCTGATGCAGAAAGTAGAGGATCCTCTCCAACTGAATCTCTCCAAACATCTGAAACCACTATATCTGATGTAGGAAATCTATTGAGTGGCAAGTCCTCCCCTCGGCTGTCTCCTTCTGGCTCCATTATGGCAACAAGCGAGACCTCCAATGCAGCACAAATCTTGAAGGCCAACATTGATGGAGAGGAAGTGGATACCACCAGTCATTCTGGTGTAGCTCAAAACATTGTCAGGGACGATATGTCAACCAGCCCAGACATGGTCAAAGATGTCACACTTCCAACCCCATCCTCTGATAACTTGGGCAGTGATGATGACGTCACcggcctcatcagcatgttagtAATGAGAATTCTAACAGAAATCCAAACCCCAGCAGAAGATTACCCAGTTGACGTCACACGCAAGTCACAAGACCTGATCCCCAAAGTTATGGAGGTcttctgtgcatggtcaggctgctctgagacaCAAGCCTATCCAGAGAACTTGAGGATTCATAAAGTCTACAGAGTCGTCTATAAAAATCTGTTGGAGGAGTTTGGCTCTGAGAAAATCCTCCAACAggccgtgtcgactcaggactcTTCATTTGATAGGATTCTTGTCAAGTCTTTGAGTGAAGCGCTTCTCCACAGATGTAAGGAGGCATTGAGGGCAGCCTCAAGAACATCAGTCAAAACCACCGGGCCTAAGGCTCTTCCACTGGCTGAGGATGTGAGGGCTAGCAGCGGGAAACTATCTTTTCTACAAAGGCTGGTCAGGCTGACAAGCAACTTAAAG CTATTCAAGAAGGGGAACAAGAAGGATTCCCACCGCTCTGAATCAGAACAAGTACAGACCACTGCTGAAGATGGCATGC tGCCCAGCATAGTGCCACATGCTGCCATGTCTGCACTGCCAAACGATCTCCCCGTCAGCTCCCAACAGGAGACGCCTCACAAACGTCCACTTCTCGTCAGGATGTTTTCTGCCATCTCCAAAGGCCTGTTCAAGCCCTTCAAACAGTCCTTAAAGACCAAGTAA